GGGATACGTATTGGATATGCTGAAACCAGTAAAGAAGAAGTCTTTTGATGGTGCTACTGTAAGTTCTATTTATCAACCACCtataatagctagttagctatagaTATACGGGCATATTGGGGTGCAGCTATAGGATAGTAATCAGTTTAGTAGCTACTGCAGCTTTTATGGCCGAATCAAGCTTTCGACATGTTTGCCTATATCATGCGACACTCAAGCCAGCTACTAGAACAACTAAAATTCACCTTTTTAAGGACCGGTATAGCTAgacctagctagctatagccgtATACACCTATAGCTAGCTGTTTCTGATCAAAATATCACCTACCGTATGGCTATGATTATGAAATTAAAAAGTATAGGTATTGTTATTTATTAGTGATGTTAAGGGCAAgcatgtatatgcatgcatgccacTGAACCGCATGAGGTGTAACTCCCATAGCTGTAAGTTAAAGCTGCTTTCTTGCACGTCTGGTAAAAAAGAACCAGCTattgtttattgttattgttatggCTTTACAGCTAGCAGTCTCAAATCATAGTGGTCAATGAAAATTCAGTTTATTATATTCAGCTATCATGCGCATCTGGCAGAACCTAGTCTCGTCAGTATAGCTAGATCACTTTTTTCTTAATCCGCCCACACGCACaaaagaaaaagtggtctggctatgcgagactaagCAAAACCTTAATTGTAGCTAAACTGTAGCAAATTTTTTATACCGGTGGTAGATAGGGCTTTATCAGTACTTATCATGAATTTGTATTATAGTAGTTAAATGCCGCCAGTCAatcaacatgcacacacacacgcacacttcAGTGTTTACAGCATCGTATTGACACTATATAGAATTTTATACACAGTGATATAGGTTTatgtatattttaaaaattatttcaaaTGATCTGTGTTGATGGTGTTGTGGAAAGTACAATGACATCATGTTCACAGATGCCTCAAATATTTAATTAACCTTTCGCTTCCACCTAAACAAAAAAAGTGGTTGAAGTCATGTGGTACATGGTTGTCAACACTGGAGAAGCCTAAAAGTCTTGTCATACCTTACATATTTAATTAACTTTAGGCTTCCACCTAAATAAAAAAAAGTGGATGAAGCCATTAGTGCATGGTTGTCAACACTGGAGAATCTGACAAGCCTAAAAGAAAAAGGAGTTGAGAGAATCATTTTTAAATTGACTCTAGTGCAATAATTATATAAGCACACTTAACACTGCATGGTGATTTCATTAATATTACAAACAACTGCACAAGCCATCAAGCTTTAATTTGAATTATATCCATATATTTTTATATAGTTCAATTGCGAACATGGAAAGGTCTTTTTGACTATGAGCACTTATGATGCAAGCAGAAGTGCACCTAGATTTAAGACCATAAAGAAAGTTGAATCATTAATTGCATCATGGAAACCAGAGGAAGTTTCAACGCCCACACAAGCCACAGTAATGCTGTCACAGATACCATCTCCACTATCCACTTCTCCATCAGTTACAACTCCAATGTCTTCTGTTGAAATGTCCAGCCTGCAATCTACTACCCCATTGATGCCGACATCTCATCCAACACGACGAAGGCCACTTTCGGAAAACACCCCAGCTATACTGCCATCATCTCCAAAAAGACTGAAATTTATTGAGGAGGGCATTGATGGAAGAATCGAAAAAGGCAAGAAAGGTATGTTTGCATGCAAGGTCTGTGTGAACACATAACCTATTACACTTTAGAGATTATGCAGCTACCAATAGATAACATTGGTAAGCCACCCAAGGACTGCAGGCTTCTAAGGGAAGTAGATACAGATTAAAAGAAAATATGCTAAAGCATCCCTCTGCACCTGGAGCTTCCACGGTGGCAGTGCTGTGCATTGATATTAAggttgtaccgataatcggatcggtgaTCGGTAACAGTCGATAATAGGGCTTTTTGCCTGGAATCGGTAATCGGTGTTTTTCATGTACAAAAACCCGATAGTAATTAAAGTGCGCATGCGCAAGGTTAATTGTTTATTTGTGCCACGTTGTTGAATATGGCGTCGCCGTCGTCGAGAAAACGCTCTCCAATTTGGGATTACTTTACCGTAGCAGAAGACACAAAGTTTGCAGTTTGTAAAACTTGCGATAAGTCCGTTTCTCGTGGTGGTAACTCTACGAAGGTGTATACTACATCCAATCTCGTGAATCACCTGAAGTCTCTGCATAAGGAATTACACAAAGAATATGATGATAAACATGAGAAATATCTCGAAGAGGAGCGGACAAAAAAGCCTAGCTCTAGTAAGCAGCAAACGTTGTTTGAATTAGAGGATAAACTACGCCAATGGGATATAAACGATGTTCGAGCTCAGCGAATTCATCGACTTGTTGCTGAGATGATAGCTCTTGACACCCAGCCTTTTTCTGTGGTTGAAGATGTGGGATTTGTTCGACTAGTTAAAACATTAGAGCCTAGATATACGCTTCCTAGCAGGAAGTATCTCGTCGAGAAAATCCTCCCCACAGTTCATCGTGACCTGATGTCTAAAGTGAGAGAAAAGATAGAGAAAGTAATCTACTTCAGTTTTACAACAGACGCATGGAGTGCAAGTGCTGGTACTGCTTCACTGCTTAGTCTCACTGCCCACTGGCTAATGGATGATTTCACTAGACAGTCTGCTGTTTTACATGTGCAACCGTTGGATGATTCCCACACTGGTGAGTATCTGGGTGGGGTTTACAAAGAAATGCTAGAAGGTTGGGGCATTAGTGAAGAACAAGTTCATTTAGTGCTGCGAGATAATGCAGCTAATATGGCCAAGGCAATGCGAGAAGCTTCACTTCGTtcatttgggtgctttgcgcACTCATTACAATTAGTTGTGGATGATGGGGTTTTATCACAACAGGCTGTGATCGATCTTCTTGCTATATGTTGGAACTTTTACAAGTCACATCGTGCAAGTGAATAACTAACTATATCACTTATTCTTGATTTTTACATATGTACAAGAGTTTACAATGTATACAACATTTTTTATTACTTTTGTACAACTGTTTACATGTTGATTACAAGCAATATTGTGTCACTATTGTGTATGTGGAATCTTTGCTTGACAATCAGTATCGGCTTGCAGTATCGGCTTGTGTGTTCATTCTATATATCGGGTATCGATAGAAGTCAAAAAGGGCTTATCGGTACAACCTTAAATGATATGAACAGCATCGAGCAATTTGAAATCAAACACAGGAATGTTTACAGGTGAATAATTGATCAATCGTAATGGATTTCATCATCTTCTTCTACAGCTATGAAGTTTGGGTGGACTGCACACCCTAGTTGCTCAAAAACAGCTGGCAAAGTACCCAGAAAATCCGTTTTATAAGACATGTTTAGCAGAGGTCTACATAGGGTTAAATGATGAGGAAGCTCTTAGGTTGTCCCAACAGCATAACGAAACATCGCATTTTACTCATGATGTGACGCACAGAGATTTGGTATGTCTGCATGTGCATAATCTACTAGACTGCACTATATTATGTTATCAATCAAATATTGCATTCTATGTTTTCTATAATAGGTTGAAGCCTGTAGGGCAAGACTTTTCAAGATGGCATCAAGAAACTTTGAGACTGATGGAAGGAACCATGCAAAACGGCAATAATTCCTAAGGTGCATTCAAAGTACATGTAATAGCTAGTACTTAAAATACACTCCATGGCTAGTATTGAGTTTAACAGTGTTTTAGATAGATATACAACACTACACTTCATGGTCTACAAGCTCAGTCGCAATAATTTATGAGTGCCTGTCTCTATGTTGATCATACCAAAAAAGATGGGCAATCTTTAGAAATGATGCATGGGGGAATGTTTAAAGTACtgtatttgaccagttaatagctGCGGTTCAGGATAGTAGCCGCATCTGAGTGGTACCATAATCGATTATAAAAATAAGGGCTGAAACATTGTTTTTGAGTGTCGAGTGGTGGTGGATTTCGAATAGTAACCGCATCGATTTTGACAGATAAGCTAATAGTACCAcagctattaaccagtcaaatacaGTAGTTAATTCTTGTATTTATTGGTTTTCTATTGTTACAATAGGATACTTCCACTACACACAGAGATGCCATATTTGCACAGGCATTGAGGTCCAGGAGGGTGTGGAACCTGGCTACTACTGTTATGGACTTGTTTAATAGGGGTACTATTCAACTTAGTGAGAAAGGGAGCAAGCCAAAACCTGGTCCAAGAGGTTCGGAGCCTGATTTTAAGCAACAATACTTTGCTCCAATAAGAACACTCAAGGAAGATGATCAGTGTTTTTTGTTGCAGAAAGTTATTGATGGAAAACTTCCAGTTTTAGGCATGAAAGAATCTGCCAGACAGATGAAGCAAATGGAAGTGCTGAAATCCACCTTTGTAAACTTAGTGAACATTGATTCCTGGGAGGAGGCAGAAGCACAGCTGCCTTTGTTTACGAATGAAGGTGTGCTGGAGCAATTTTCCAAATTAGATTTTAGTGGGGGTACGCCTCAGACCTTTGCAAATTTTTGTACCAGAGCAAAAAGTTCTCTTGATCCTACAATTGATGAAAGAATTTCTACTGACCATGAGGATATAGTTATAAAGCATGGTGAAAATAATTGCCATGTATTTGTAATGGCATTGCCGTTCATAGAATTATATTCTGGGCAAATTAGTAGCATTGACCCATCCTACACTGGAACATCTTTGATTGTGACATCAATTGATAAGGTTTGTTGTTGGTATGCACGTACACTCGTTTAAATTAATGTTAATTCTGAGTTGCTCATTTCCCAAACTATACCACCTTTCTTGCCGCAAAcaaat
This genomic interval from Dysidea avara chromosome 15, odDysAvar1.4, whole genome shotgun sequence contains the following:
- the LOC136245168 gene encoding zinc finger BED domain-containing protein 4-like, which translates into the protein MASPSSRKRSPIWDYFTVAEDTKFAVCKTCDKSVSRGGNSTKVYTTSNLVNHLKSLHKELHKEYDDKHEKYLEEERTKKPSSSKQQTLFELEDKLRQWDINDVRAQRIHRLVAEMIALDTQPFSVVEDVGFVRLVKTLEPRYTLPSRKYLVEKILPTVHRDLMSKVREKIEKVIYFSFTTDAWSASAGTASLLSLTAHWLMDDFTRQSAVLHVQPLDDSHTGEYLGGVYKEMLEGWGISEEQVHLVLRDNAANMAKAMREASLRSFGCFAHSLQLVVDDGVLSQQAVIDLLAICWNFYKSHRASE